A genomic region of Micromonospora sp. NBC_01796 contains the following coding sequences:
- a CDS encoding carbohydrate ABC transporter permease, whose amino-acid sequence MTTYPQSRTTGSRLRGLGWHALIIAMLLLLLYPIVWLLTASVKPTDEILSSLDLFPTRFVPENYSTALDGIAGISVWRFFGNSLIVAVGAVLGNLISCSLAAYAFARLRFKLRGPLFALTLLTIMLPYHVVLIPQYTIFQKLDLVGTFVPLILPKLLATDAFFIFLMVQFIRGLPRELDDAAEIDGCGPVLTFRYVILPLLKPALVTTTIFTFIWTWNDFFSQLVYLNDPETYTLPLALRLFIDQTSESAFGPMFAMSVLSIVPVVLFFLAFQRYLVEGIATSGLKG is encoded by the coding sequence ATGACCACCTACCCGCAGTCCCGCACCACCGGCAGTCGGCTGCGCGGGCTCGGCTGGCACGCGTTGATCATCGCCATGCTGTTGCTGCTGCTCTACCCGATCGTGTGGCTGCTCACCGCGTCGGTGAAACCGACCGACGAGATCCTGTCCAGCCTGGACCTGTTCCCGACCCGGTTCGTCCCGGAGAACTACTCCACCGCGCTGGACGGCATCGCCGGGATCAGCGTGTGGCGGTTCTTCGGCAACTCGCTGATCGTCGCGGTCGGCGCGGTCCTGGGCAACCTGATCTCCTGCTCGCTGGCCGCGTACGCCTTCGCCCGGCTGCGGTTCAAGCTGCGCGGGCCGCTGTTCGCGCTCACCCTGCTGACCATCATGCTGCCGTACCACGTGGTGCTGATCCCGCAGTACACGATCTTCCAGAAGCTCGACCTGGTGGGCACCTTCGTCCCGCTGATCCTGCCGAAGCTGCTGGCCACCGACGCGTTTTTCATCTTCCTCATGGTGCAGTTCATCCGTGGCCTGCCCCGGGAACTCGACGACGCCGCCGAGATCGACGGCTGCGGCCCGGTGCTGACCTTCCGGTACGTCATCCTGCCGCTGCTCAAGCCGGCCCTGGTCACCACGACGATCTTCACGTTCATCTGGACCTGGAACGACTTCTTCAGTCAACTGGTCTACCTGAACGATCCGGAGACGTACACGCTGCCGCTGGCGTTGCGGCTGTTCATCGACCAGACCAGCGAGTCGGCGTTCGGCCCGATGTTCGCCATGTCGGTCCTGAGCATCGTGCCGGTGGTGCTGTTCTTCCTGGCCTTCCAGCGTTACCTGGTGGAGGGCATCGCCACCTCCGGGCTGAAGGGCTGA
- a CDS encoding PmoA family protein, translating into MSHGTTTTRLRVRGETVAEYVPTPDLDPRLSPRPYLHPVRTLGGVVVTDILPEDHPHHLGVSVGIQDVDGYNLWGGRTYVRDQGYTWLDDHGRIVPESWGRQADNGFGQRLRWLGTDGGLLLTEDRTVSAGAIAGRDDAWLLDFAYSLTAPADRDVTLGSPATNGRPDGAGYGGFFWRAALGTVRVLTATGEGEDQVNGTTEPWLALVGEGAGGAPYTLVFSGLGEGDVWFTRAYGYPGVNIALAYRQTLTIPAGQRISRRHRVAVVDGALGRDQLAGLS; encoded by the coding sequence ATGAGCCACGGAACCACCACCACCCGGCTGCGCGTACGCGGCGAGACCGTCGCCGAGTACGTCCCCACGCCCGACCTCGACCCGCGACTGTCGCCCCGGCCGTACCTGCATCCCGTACGGACGCTCGGCGGGGTGGTGGTCACCGACATCCTGCCCGAGGACCATCCGCACCACCTCGGCGTCTCCGTCGGTATCCAGGACGTCGACGGCTACAACCTCTGGGGCGGCAGGACCTACGTCCGCGACCAGGGTTACACCTGGCTCGACGACCACGGACGGATCGTGCCGGAGAGCTGGGGGCGGCAGGCGGACAACGGCTTCGGCCAGCGCCTGCGTTGGCTCGGCACCGACGGGGGGCTGCTGCTCACCGAGGACCGGACCGTGTCCGCCGGGGCGATCGCGGGCCGTGACGACGCCTGGCTGCTCGACTTCGCGTACAGCCTGACCGCACCCGCGGACCGGGACGTCACCCTGGGCAGCCCGGCCACCAACGGCCGCCCCGACGGGGCCGGGTACGGCGGGTTCTTCTGGCGGGCGGCGCTCGGCACGGTACGGGTCCTCACCGCCACCGGCGAGGGCGAGGACCAGGTCAACGGGACCACCGAACCGTGGCTCGCCCTGGTCGGCGAGGGTGCCGGCGGTGCCCCGTACACCCTGGTCTTCTCCGGGTTGGGCGAGGGTGACGTGTGGTTCACCCGCGCCTACGGCTATCCGGGGGTCAACATCGCGTTGGCCTACCGGCAGACGCTGACGATCCCGGCCGGGCAGCGGATCAGTCGACGGCACCGGGTCGCGGTGGTCGACGGGGCGCTCGGCCGCGATCAGCTCGCCGGACTGAGCTGA
- a CDS encoding LacI family DNA-binding transcriptional regulator yields MAGPAVSIRDVATRAGVSVGTVSNVLNRPDIVAASTRTRVLAAISDLGFVPNDAARQLRRGRGRTLGLVVLDVANPFFTDVAKGVEEATGAAGMAVIFCNSDGDPVRESAYLDLLEEQRVQGVLITPVDDANERLVRLRDRGVLVVLLDRRSNRPDVCSVSVDDRLGGELAARHLVETGHRQIAFVGGPWRLEQVRDRYAGAVHALREAGLDEDRLRRFDTPSPTVAAGRDAAARILGQPRSARATAVFCANDLLALGVLQELTRQQVRVPEEIALVGYDDIEFAAAAAVPLSSVRQPRQRLGRTAAALMLEESNEPEVHQHQQVIFEPELVVRESSRYTRRES; encoded by the coding sequence GTGGCGGGACCAGCCGTGAGCATCCGTGACGTGGCCACCCGCGCGGGTGTGTCGGTCGGCACGGTTTCCAACGTGCTCAATCGGCCCGACATCGTCGCGGCGTCGACCCGTACCCGTGTGCTCGCCGCGATCAGCGATCTCGGGTTCGTGCCGAACGACGCGGCCCGGCAGTTGCGCCGGGGCCGGGGACGCACCCTGGGCCTGGTCGTACTCGACGTGGCGAACCCGTTCTTCACCGACGTCGCCAAGGGCGTCGAGGAGGCCACCGGCGCGGCCGGGATGGCGGTCATCTTCTGCAACAGCGACGGCGATCCGGTACGCGAGAGCGCCTATCTGGACCTGCTGGAGGAGCAGCGGGTGCAGGGCGTACTGATCACCCCGGTCGACGACGCGAACGAGCGGCTGGTGCGGCTGCGCGACCGGGGCGTACTGGTGGTGCTGCTGGACCGACGCTCGAACCGGCCGGACGTCTGCTCGGTGTCGGTCGACGACCGGCTCGGCGGCGAGCTGGCCGCCCGGCACCTGGTCGAGACCGGACACCGGCAGATCGCCTTTGTGGGTGGGCCGTGGCGGCTGGAGCAGGTCCGCGACCGCTACGCCGGTGCGGTGCACGCCCTGCGTGAGGCCGGGTTGGACGAGGACCGGTTGCGCCGGTTCGACACCCCGAGCCCGACCGTGGCCGCCGGCCGGGACGCCGCCGCCCGGATCCTGGGCCAACCCCGTTCGGCCCGCGCCACCGCGGTCTTCTGCGCCAACGACCTGCTCGCCCTCGGGGTGCTGCAGGAACTGACCCGGCAGCAGGTCCGGGTGCCCGAGGAGATCGCCCTGGTCGGGTACGACGACATCGAGTTCGCCGCCGCGGCGGCGGTGCCGCTGTCCTCGGTCCGCCAGCCCCGTCAGCGGCTCGGGCGTACCGCGGCGGCCCTCATGCTGGAGGAGTCGAACGAGCCCGAGGTGCACCAGCACCAGCAGGTGATCTTCGAGCCCGAACTGGTGGTCCGCGAATCCAGCCGGTACACCCGCCGGGAGAGCTGA
- a CDS encoding L-rhamnose mutarotase — protein sequence MRRVCFVLRVRPDRLTEYTARHAAVWPDMLAALRDAGWYDYSIFLHTDGLLVGHFRTDDLAESLAAMERTEVNARWQAEMAPFFEGLDGRRPDEGFTVLTEIFNLDAQLDALTPASAGPAAPAPAASALDSTQELS from the coding sequence GTGCGGAGAGTCTGCTTCGTCCTACGGGTACGACCCGACCGGCTGACCGAGTACACCGCGCGCCACGCCGCCGTCTGGCCGGACATGCTGGCCGCGCTCCGGGACGCCGGTTGGTACGACTACTCGATCTTCCTGCACACCGACGGACTGCTGGTCGGACACTTCCGTACCGACGACCTGGCCGAGTCGCTCGCCGCGATGGAACGTACCGAGGTCAACGCGCGGTGGCAGGCAGAGATGGCCCCGTTCTTCGAGGGACTCGACGGACGCCGCCCGGACGAGGGCTTCACCGTCCTCACCGAGATCTTCAACCTCGACGCCCAACTCGACGCCCTCACCCCCGCCTCGGCCGGCCCCGCCGCGCCCGCACCCGCCGCATCCGCACTCGATTCCACTCAGGAGCTATCGTGA
- the rhaI gene encoding L-rhamnose isomerase, whose protein sequence is MTATAASPEVRAALRGQRIEVPSWAYGNSGTRFKVFSQPGVPRTPQEKIADAAQVHAYTGIAPIVSLHIPWDRVDDYAKLASYAADLGVRIGAINANVFQDDDYRLGSVTNPDPAIRRKALGHLLECVDIMDATGSPDLKLWFSDGTNYPGQDDIRSRQDRLAEALAATYDRIGEHQRILLEYKLFEPAFYVTDVPDWGTAYAHCLKLGERAQVVIDTGHHAPGTNIEFIVAFLLREGKLGAFDFNSRFYADDDLMVGAADPFQLFRIMHEIVRADALRVESGVNFMLDQCHNIEPKIPGQIRSVLNVQEATAKALLVDADALAAAQAAGDVLGANAVLMDAYNTDVRPLLREIRAEQGLDPDPMAAYARSGYAEKIAADRVGGQQAGWGA, encoded by the coding sequence GTGACCGCCACCGCAGCCTCGCCGGAGGTCCGGGCCGCCCTGCGCGGCCAGCGGATCGAGGTGCCCTCCTGGGCGTACGGCAACTCCGGCACCCGGTTCAAGGTGTTCTCCCAGCCGGGTGTGCCGCGTACCCCGCAGGAGAAGATCGCCGACGCGGCGCAGGTGCACGCGTACACCGGGATCGCCCCGATCGTCTCGCTGCACATCCCGTGGGACCGGGTCGACGACTACGCCAAGCTCGCCTCGTACGCCGCCGACCTCGGGGTACGGATCGGCGCGATCAACGCGAACGTGTTCCAGGACGACGACTACCGGCTCGGCAGCGTCACCAACCCCGACCCGGCGATCCGGCGCAAGGCCCTGGGCCACCTGCTCGAGTGCGTGGACATCATGGATGCCACCGGCTCGCCGGACCTGAAGCTGTGGTTCTCCGACGGCACCAACTACCCCGGTCAGGACGACATCCGCTCCCGGCAGGACCGGCTCGCCGAGGCGCTCGCCGCCACCTACGACCGGATCGGTGAGCACCAGCGGATCCTGCTGGAGTACAAGCTGTTCGAGCCGGCGTTCTACGTCACCGACGTACCGGACTGGGGCACCGCGTACGCGCACTGCCTCAAGCTCGGCGAACGGGCCCAGGTGGTGATCGACACCGGGCACCACGCCCCCGGGACCAACATCGAGTTCATCGTGGCGTTCCTGCTGCGCGAGGGGAAGCTCGGCGCGTTCGACTTCAACTCCCGGTTCTACGCCGACGACGACCTGATGGTCGGTGCGGCCGACCCGTTCCAGCTGTTCCGGATCATGCACGAGATCGTCCGGGCGGACGCCCTGCGGGTCGAGTCGGGGGTGAACTTCATGCTCGACCAGTGCCACAACATCGAGCCGAAGATCCCCGGCCAGATCCGCTCGGTGCTCAACGTCCAGGAGGCCACCGCGAAGGCGCTGCTGGTCGACGCCGACGCGCTGGCCGCCGCCCAGGCCGCCGGTGACGTACTCGGGGCGAACGCGGTGCTGATGGACGCGTACAACACCGACGTCCGGCCGCTGCTGCGCGAGATCCGGGCCGAGCAGGGCCTCGACCCCGACCCGATGGCCGCGTACGCCCGGTCCGGTTACGCCGAGAAGATCGCCGCCGACCGGGTCGGCGGACAGCAGGCCGGTTGGGGCGCATGA
- a CDS encoding bifunctional aldolase/short-chain dehydrogenase — translation MGTHPEVAALLGRSHRIGADRRNTNFGGGNVSVKATGEDPVTGTPVELMWVKGSGGDIGTLTEAGLAVLRLDRLRALVDVYPGVEREDEMVAAFDYCLHGKGGAAPSIDTAMHGLVDVAHVDHLHPDAGIALATAADGEELTRRCFGDRVVWVPWRRPGFQLGLDIAALARDNPQAIGVILGGHGITAWGATSEECEARSLEIIATAERFLAEHGRPEPFGPLLPGYGALPAEQRRAKAAALAPVIRGLASTDARQVGHFTDDEAVLDFLARTEHPRLAALGTSCPDHFLRTKVRPLVLDLPADAPLEQAVTRLRELHEAYRKDYRAYYDRYAEPDSPAIRGADPAIVLVPGVGMFSFGKDKQTARVAAEYYLNAVNVMRGAEAVSTYAPIDESEKFRIEYWLLEEAKLRRLPAPKPLAGRVALVTGGGSGIGAAIARRLGAEGAAVVVADRDANAAATVAAEIGNTDRAVPVTVDVTDGAAIEAAFASAALAFGGVDLVVNNAGLSVSKSLLDTTEADWDLQHDVMAKGSFLVSRAAARLLIEQGTGGDLVYIVSKNAVFAGPNNVAYGAAKADQAHQVRLLAAELGAYGIRVNGVNPDGVVRGSGIFAGGWGAKRAAVYGVPEEELGAFYAQRTLLKQEVLPEHVANAVFALTGGDLSHTTGLHVPVDAGVAAAFLR, via the coding sequence ATGGGTACGCATCCGGAGGTGGCCGCGCTGCTGGGGCGCAGTCACCGGATCGGCGCCGACCGGCGCAACACCAACTTCGGCGGGGGCAACGTCTCGGTCAAGGCCACCGGCGAGGACCCGGTCACCGGTACGCCGGTCGAGCTGATGTGGGTCAAGGGTTCCGGCGGCGACATCGGCACCCTCACCGAGGCCGGGTTGGCGGTGCTGCGACTCGACCGGCTCCGGGCCCTGGTCGACGTCTACCCGGGCGTCGAGCGCGAGGACGAGATGGTCGCCGCGTTCGACTACTGCCTGCACGGCAAGGGCGGCGCCGCGCCGTCGATCGACACCGCCATGCATGGCCTGGTCGACGTCGCCCACGTGGACCACCTGCACCCGGACGCCGGTATCGCGCTGGCCACCGCCGCCGACGGCGAGGAACTGACCCGACGTTGCTTCGGCGACCGGGTGGTCTGGGTGCCGTGGCGCCGGCCCGGCTTCCAGCTCGGCCTGGACATCGCCGCGCTGGCCCGGGACAACCCGCAGGCGATCGGGGTGATCCTCGGCGGGCACGGCATCACCGCCTGGGGCGCCACCAGCGAGGAGTGCGAGGCCCGGTCGCTGGAGATCATCGCCACCGCCGAGCGCTTCCTGGCCGAGCACGGCCGACCCGAGCCGTTCGGCCCGCTCCTGCCCGGTTACGGCGCCCTGCCGGCCGAGCAGCGCCGCGCCAAGGCCGCCGCCCTGGCCCCGGTCATCCGGGGCCTGGCCAGCACCGACGCCCGGCAGGTCGGGCACTTCACCGACGACGAGGCGGTGCTGGACTTCCTGGCCCGCACCGAACACCCCCGGCTCGCCGCGCTCGGCACCTCCTGCCCGGACCACTTCCTGCGGACCAAGGTCCGGCCGCTGGTGCTGGACCTGCCGGCGGACGCACCCCTGGAGCAGGCGGTGACCCGGCTGCGCGAGCTGCACGAGGCGTACCGCAAGGACTACCGGGCCTACTACGACCGGTACGCCGAGCCGGACTCCCCCGCCATCCGCGGTGCCGACCCGGCGATCGTCCTGGTTCCCGGCGTGGGCATGTTCAGCTTCGGCAAGGACAAGCAGACCGCGCGGGTGGCGGCCGAGTACTACCTGAACGCGGTCAACGTGATGCGGGGCGCCGAGGCGGTCTCCACGTACGCGCCGATCGACGAGTCGGAGAAGTTCCGGATCGAGTACTGGCTGCTCGAAGAGGCGAAGCTGCGCCGGCTGCCGGCACCGAAGCCGCTCGCCGGCCGGGTCGCGCTGGTCACCGGCGGCGGCTCCGGGATCGGGGCGGCGATCGCCCGCCGGCTCGGCGCCGAGGGTGCGGCCGTGGTGGTCGCCGACCGGGACGCGAACGCCGCCGCGACGGTCGCGGCCGAGATCGGCAACACCGACCGGGCCGTCCCGGTCACCGTGGACGTCACCGACGGCGCGGCGATCGAGGCCGCGTTCGCGTCGGCCGCGCTCGCCTTCGGCGGGGTCGACCTGGTGGTGAACAACGCCGGGCTGTCGGTGTCGAAGTCGCTGCTGGACACCACCGAGGCGGACTGGGACCTGCAGCACGACGTGATGGCCAAGGGTTCGTTCCTGGTCTCCCGGGCCGCCGCGCGGCTGCTGATCGAGCAGGGCACCGGCGGTGACCTCGTCTACATCGTCAGCAAGAACGCCGTCTTCGCCGGCCCGAACAACGTCGCGTACGGGGCGGCCAAGGCCGACCAGGCACACCAGGTACGCCTGCTCGCCGCCGAACTCGGCGCGTACGGCATTCGGGTCAACGGGGTCAACCCCGACGGGGTGGTCCGGGGCTCCGGCATCTTCGCCGGTGGCTGGGGCGCCAAGCGGGCCGCGGTGTACGGCGTACCGGAGGAGGAGTTGGGCGCCTTCTACGCCCAGCGGACCCTGCTGAAGCAGGAGGTGCTGCCGGAGCACGTGGCGAACGCGGTCTTCGCGCTCACCGGCGGGGACCTGTCGCACACCACCGGGCTGCACGTGCCGGTCGACGCCGGCGTGGCCGCCGCCTTCCTGCGCTGA
- a CDS encoding rhamnulokinase has protein sequence MRSNASRSAAVAAVDLGASSGRVMLAEVDRDRVTLTEAHRFDNGPVRLPDALHWDALRLYAETLTGLRTALARRPDLASVGIDSWAVDYGLLDPDGALLGNPVHYRDRRTDGVPERVVAALGAQRLYRVTGLQLLPFNTLFQLTAALGTPALAAAHRMLLVPDLLSYWLTGVAGSEVTNASTTQLLDVRTREWSTELIEQAGLPARIFGPLRRPGDHAGELLPEVGEAIGATWPVPVITVGSHDTASAVVAVPAEGDRFAFISCGTWSLVGLELTEPVLSGASRRANFSNEAGVDGTIRYLRNVMGLWLLQESLRAWRAAGLDVELTDLLAEAARRPALAAVIDPDDPEFLPPGDMPARITEACVRLGQPAPADPAAVVRCIVDSLALAHRVAVRQAQELSGRDVDVVHVVGGGARNELLCQLTADACGLPVVAGPVEATALGNALVQARALGVLDGGLADLRAVPRRDPTLRTYRPAPGAAAAWQAAADRIGRPG, from the coding sequence ATGAGGAGTAACGCGTCGAGGTCGGCGGCGGTCGCCGCGGTCGACCTCGGCGCGTCCAGTGGTCGGGTGATGCTCGCCGAGGTCGACCGGGACCGGGTCACGCTGACCGAGGCGCACCGGTTCGACAACGGCCCGGTACGCCTGCCCGACGCCCTGCACTGGGACGCGTTGCGGCTGTACGCCGAGACGTTGACCGGGTTGCGGACCGCCCTGGCCCGCCGCCCCGACCTGGCCAGTGTCGGGATCGACTCCTGGGCGGTCGACTACGGGCTGCTCGACCCGGACGGTGCGCTGCTCGGCAACCCGGTGCACTACCGCGACCGGCGTACCGACGGGGTGCCGGAGCGGGTGGTGGCGGCGCTCGGGGCGCAGCGGCTCTACCGGGTGACCGGGCTGCAACTGCTGCCGTTCAACACGTTGTTCCAGCTCACCGCGGCACTCGGTACGCCCGCCCTGGCGGCGGCGCACCGGATGCTGCTGGTTCCGGACCTGCTCTCGTACTGGCTGACGGGGGTGGCGGGCAGTGAGGTCACCAATGCCTCCACCACCCAGCTGCTGGACGTACGGACCCGCGAGTGGTCGACCGAGCTGATCGAACAGGCCGGTCTCCCGGCACGGATCTTCGGCCCGCTGCGCCGTCCGGGCGACCACGCCGGGGAGTTGCTGCCCGAGGTCGGGGAGGCGATCGGGGCGACCTGGCCGGTCCCGGTCATCACAGTCGGCTCGCACGACACCGCCTCGGCGGTGGTCGCGGTGCCCGCCGAGGGTGACCGGTTCGCCTTCATCTCCTGCGGCACCTGGTCCCTGGTCGGTCTGGAACTGACCGAGCCGGTGCTGTCCGGGGCGAGCCGGCGGGCGAACTTCAGCAACGAGGCCGGGGTCGACGGCACGATCCGCTACCTGCGCAACGTGATGGGCCTCTGGCTGCTCCAGGAGTCACTGCGCGCATGGCGGGCCGCCGGCCTGGACGTCGAGCTGACCGACCTGTTGGCAGAGGCGGCCCGGCGTCCGGCACTGGCCGCCGTGATCGACCCGGACGACCCGGAGTTCCTGCCGCCCGGTGACATGCCGGCCCGGATCACCGAGGCATGCGTACGGCTGGGGCAGCCGGCGCCGGCCGATCCGGCGGCGGTGGTCCGGTGCATCGTGGACAGCCTGGCGCTGGCCCACCGGGTCGCCGTCCGGCAGGCCCAGGAGTTGTCCGGTCGGGACGTCGACGTGGTGCACGTCGTCGGCGGCGGTGCCCGCAACGAGCTGCTCTGCCAGCTCACCGCCGACGCCTGCGGGCTGCCGGTGGTGGCCGGTCCGGTGGAGGCGACCGCGCTGGGCAACGCGCTGGTGCAGGCGCGGGCGCTCGGCGTACTCGATGGTGGGTTGGCCGATCTGCGGGCGGTGCCGCGCCGCGATCCGACGCTGCGGACGTACCGCCCGGCGCCCGGCGCCGCCGCGGCCTGGCAGGCGGCGGCGGACCGGATCGGCCGACCGGGCTGA
- a CDS encoding DUF1996 domain-containing protein: MHPVAPPTRSRPRRRLRLATVLTTLTALVGTYLAVGVGPAAAAEVTLSQGRPATASSVEGGYAASAAVDGNGGTRWSSAFSDPQWIQVDLGSARAISRVALNWEAAYASDFRIQTSNDATNWTTIHTTVAGTGGSKSIAVSGNGRYVRLHSTKRATAYGVSLWEFQVFGDDGGAPPTPPPNGPIVRVAEFLADCPFTRRLPDDPIIYPGLAGASHMHSFFGNLSTDANSDYTSLANASSNCNPSIDLSSYWVPTLYNNNVPVEPTIVTFYYLGEGVRADIVAQTQPMPLGLKIVAGNAKATSGDQSIARWSCLHAGQVPPGKDFVNCPAGTMMESYLDFPQCWNGRDLDSPDHKSHMAYPVNQACPSTHPVHVPKLRQVLRYPVNGNPANFRLASGPGYTMHGDFFNVWPAAEMERRVLNCIRPVIKCGHDGTY, from the coding sequence ATGCACCCGGTCGCACCACCAACCCGTTCCAGACCACGCCGCCGCCTGCGCCTCGCCACCGTGCTCACCACACTCACCGCCCTCGTCGGCACCTACCTCGCGGTCGGCGTCGGCCCGGCCGCCGCCGCCGAGGTAACGCTCTCCCAGGGCCGTCCCGCCACCGCGTCCTCGGTCGAGGGCGGCTACGCCGCCAGCGCCGCCGTCGACGGCAACGGCGGAACCCGCTGGTCCAGCGCCTTCAGCGACCCGCAGTGGATCCAGGTCGACCTCGGCTCGGCCCGCGCGATCAGCCGGGTGGCGCTGAACTGGGAAGCCGCGTACGCCAGCGACTTCCGGATCCAGACCTCCAACGACGCGACCAACTGGACCACCATCCACACCACGGTCGCCGGCACCGGTGGCAGCAAGAGCATCGCCGTCTCCGGCAACGGCCGGTACGTCCGGCTGCACTCCACCAAGCGGGCCACCGCGTACGGAGTGTCGCTCTGGGAGTTCCAGGTGTTCGGTGACGACGGTGGCGCCCCGCCGACGCCCCCGCCGAACGGGCCGATCGTCCGGGTGGCCGAGTTCCTGGCCGACTGCCCGTTCACCCGCCGGCTGCCCGACGACCCGATCATCTACCCCGGTCTGGCCGGCGCCTCGCACATGCACAGCTTCTTCGGCAACCTGTCGACCGACGCCAACTCGGACTACACGAGCCTGGCCAACGCGTCCAGCAACTGCAACCCGTCGATCGACCTGTCGTCGTACTGGGTGCCGACGCTGTACAACAACAACGTGCCGGTGGAGCCGACCATCGTCACCTTCTACTACCTCGGTGAGGGCGTACGCGCCGACATAGTCGCGCAGACCCAACCGATGCCACTCGGCCTGAAGATCGTCGCCGGCAACGCCAAGGCCACCAGCGGCGACCAGAGCATCGCCCGCTGGTCCTGCCTGCACGCCGGACAGGTGCCACCGGGCAAGGACTTCGTCAACTGTCCGGCCGGCACGATGATGGAGTCGTACCTCGACTTCCCGCAGTGTTGGAACGGCCGTGACCTGGACTCGCCCGACCACAAGAGCCACATGGCGTACCCGGTCAACCAGGCCTGCCCGTCCACCCACCCGGTGCACGTGCCCAAGCTGCGCCAGGTCCTGCGTTATCCGGTGAACGGCAACCCGGCCAACTTCCGGCTGGCGTCCGGGCCCGGCTACACGATGCACGGCGACTTCTTCAACGTCTGGCCGGCCGCGGAGATGGAGCGGCGGGTTCTCAACTGCATCCGTCCGGTCATCAAGTGCGGACATGACGGAACCTACTGA
- a CDS encoding DUF305 domain-containing protein, translating to MTSTVRGTLLLTLLAVLLGGCADGGDGPAAGSGAGGPTSPTATVSPAGAPGAAGAAGNFNPTDIAWTQLMIALDEKTLLLTDLTPKQTSDNGIRGMADQVGTNHRGELTGLRSLLQQASVAESNEHEGHDMPGMVTADDLRALTAANGPAFDQLFVSNMRDHLEQTLRLARAVEKSGSEPNIRALATEIERTRTAQLDQLAAIESQGR from the coding sequence ATGACTTCGACCGTACGCGGCACGCTGCTGCTGACCCTGCTCGCCGTACTCCTCGGCGGTTGTGCCGACGGTGGCGACGGGCCGGCGGCCGGGTCCGGAGCCGGCGGACCGACGAGCCCGACCGCGACGGTCAGCCCGGCGGGCGCACCCGGGGCGGCCGGAGCGGCGGGGAACTTCAATCCGACCGACATCGCCTGGACCCAACTCATGATCGCGCTGGACGAGAAGACCCTGCTGCTGACCGATCTCACCCCGAAGCAGACCTCGGACAACGGCATCCGGGGCATGGCCGACCAGGTCGGCACGAACCACCGGGGCGAGCTGACCGGGCTGCGGAGCCTGTTGCAGCAGGCCAGCGTGGCGGAGAGCAACGAGCACGAGGGGCACGACATGCCCGGCATGGTGACCGCCGACGACCTGCGCGCGTTGACCGCCGCCAACGGTCCCGCGTTCGACCAGCTCTTCGTCAGCAACATGCGCGACCACCTGGAGCAGACCCTGCGGCTCGCCCGCGCGGTGGAGAAGTCCGGCAGCGAGCCGAACATCCGGGCGCTGGCCACCGAGATCGAGCGGACCCGGACCGCCCAGCTCGACCAGCTCGCCGCGATCGAGTCGCAGGGGCGCTGA